The DNA sequence AATGAGTGACAATAAGATTTAGGATGTGATTGCTACTACAAATGCAAATTCTGAGAAGTTTGTTGTCTTACCAGAGTTTGTTGTACTGTGGCTGCTTCTGCTTCTCCTTAATGAAACACATGCCATGAGGGCATGTTCGCGAAAAAGTTCTGAGAAGTTTGCTGTATGATTGTCTTATTTATGATGCTTTATGTTCCTGCAAATGACAAAAGTAAAGATTTAAGCACTCTGGATGCAGGTGTTGGCAACCTCATAAACGTCATACTTGACGCCATACTTGTTTTTCCACTTGGTTTAGGAGTTAGAGGTGCTGCCTTGGCAACAGTGACCTCAGAGTATGTTGAATTCATTTTAAGAATTTCATGTGTTTCCTTTGTTGGATTGTCTTAATTCCTCCTTTTTCATCTCCGTAACTGCACCCATGAGAACTAAATCCTTGGTACAACTATCTGCCTGTTGTCAGGTATGTGATTGCTTGCATCCTCCTCTGGAAGCTGAATAGTAAAGTAGTACTCTTTTCCCGAAATGTAATTGGTGGTGGAATCATACGTTATCTAAAATCAGGTTGGTGGATGCTCTAAATATTTACTAACAAGTATTGATACAGGACAGGCTTCTTTTGTTGCTAAAACTTTATGTTGCAACTTTATTAATCTTTAACATACTCCAAATTATAGGTAACTAGTTCAGAGCAGAGCTCCATGAGGCCATGATAGCCACTTTAACTGGAAACTATTCTGTAGGTGGACTTCTGATTGGCAGGACTATTGCAGTACTCCTGACCATGACACTGTCGACATCGCTGGCTGCAAGACAAGGGCCTGTTCCAATGGCCGGCCATCAGTTGTGCTTGCAAGTGTGGCTGACAATTTCTCTGCTCAATGATGCGCTAGCTCTGGCTGGGCAGGTCTGTACATTTTACATTATGTGACATTTCTCGTCTAGGGTCTTAGTATGTGTTCTGTTTTAAAGTGTCCATAGTGCAATGCAGGCTCTACTTGCGAGTGAATATGCAAAAGGGAATTACAAGCAGGCTCGTTTGGTTTTATACAGAGTTCTGCAGGTTAATAAAGCACTTTGAAATTCAGAAATGCTGCCGGAATATCTTACCTCCAGTCATAAGCTGCTTGCTGATATGTTTTGTTATAAATGTAGATTGGAGGTGTAACTGGAATTGCACTGGCTGTGGTTCTGTTCTTTGGGTTTGGGTCTTTCTCTGTGCTGTTCACAAATGATCGGGCAGTTTTAGACATTGCCAAATCTGGAGTCTGGGTAATGAAGAATAATTGGAATAAAGCACCTGACTTTCAGAAGTAAAGCATGATTCTTTATGCTCATTTTGACAATATGAACTCTTGCAGTTTGTCACTGTTTCTCAGCCAATAAATGCTATTGCATTCGTGATCGACGGGCTGTACTATGGCGTGTCTGACTTCGCCTATGCTGCATACTCTATGGTATGGATATCGTTTTCTATTGTATCCCTCATTAGGTTGTCATAACTAAACGTAGCGGGATTATGGCGTGCTTACAATTTTCGGCATCTGTGTTTCTCAGTTCTTTGTTGGGGCTGTTTCATCAGCATTCCTACTTGCTGCTGCTCCTAAGCTTGGTCTTGGTGGTGTTTGGTCTGGTCTAGTTCTTTTTATGAGCTTGAGAGCAGCGGCTGGATTTTGGAGGTAGTGCCTGATGTTCCAGCTACTCCTTTTCTGAAAATTTGGATAGCGTAAACCTTGGTGACTCATAGCATTTTGCTGTTGTGTGCAGGTTAGGGAGCAAAGGTGGACCATGGAAGCAAATCTGGTCAGATACTAAACTGATAAATGACAAGAAATGACCATGtctaggtgatttgacgggaagatGGAAACCAATATCATTGACAGCTAACGACAATTACATGTAAATAACCAGCAGAAGTTGTACATTAAGTAGAAGAGTATTAACTGTCTAGGTCCTTATCTTACAATCATATAAATTGTGAACTACTACTAAGTTCAGACTTGAGGAAAAGGAAATATTTTCCTGTACTGGAGTCTTGAACAGAAGCAGCATGGAAGTCTTAAATTTTACAATTGTTTTTTCCCCTTGTTTTCAGGTTAGGGAGCAAAGGTGGACCTTGGGAGGCTATCTGGTCAGATAGTGAGTAAAGCACAGATATGACCATGTGGATTCGATTGTTCAATTGATCTCCCACACTCCCACAGCCAGCAGGTAAAGGGTAATCGTAGCAACAAATGTGCATACTGCTGCAGGTCATATATAGCCCTGCGTAACAGGTAGCTGATGTAGCTCTGTGGAAGATGTTTCACTTGTAATGGTGTTGGATGGCTGGGCTGTCTTGTTCTGGCTGTTGGACACTAGTAGCCAGTAGGAGCTCACAGCTTTCAACTGTACTAGGAAGCTTAGTTATAtagtaacaaaaaaaaaagaaagaaaggaaaTTGTGTTCCAATAGAAAATCCCTTCCTGTAAATTTCATTCTGGAAATCCTTCCTGTAAATGAAATTTTGTCCAACATTCTAGGATCTGTAAATCTGGTAATCATTTTTAGCACTATATAAACTCAGTGATTATCTGAAATAGAAGAATCTGAGTTGGTCGTTCCAACATTGTGCAAGTGCATCTGTTCGGTACATGGGCCTTGAGGTAACACTGCTAGCGTTGGGGGCATCGAAAGATTCAGGACAGAACAATTCGTCTTCCTCCCCCATACATCTCTCTTCACTCAAAAGCTTCCTCTTCTTTAATTGGAAACTTCTAGGACCTTCTTTCTCTAGATCCTCCATCCCCAATTGCTTGTTGAACTCCAAACCTCCCTCTGCCCTGAGGTTGTGTGTACTCCGATGATATCTGAATCGAAGTTGTTTGTGAACAAGGGATCATCGGACATTGCAAATTTGCTACGATGGGCTCTGGGCCAAGAGGATGAGGATACTAGACCGACAATAGGCTAGACTAGAGCCCATAGTGAAGACGAAACTAAACAGGCCCAACCCAAACAGCCAATTATTAGCCTACTAGGCAGAGGAGAGGAGATTCCATTCGTTTTCCGTGTAGGAGGATAGCGAGGGAGCGGAGTAGCAGAGACCACAGAGAGCAGTGAGCGGAGCAGAGCAGAAGGAGGAGAAGGCGGCCAGCCGGAGGCAGACGCGGAGAGGAAGCGAGCGAGGATGCCGTGCCTGAACGTGTCGACCAACGTGAACCTGGAGGGGGTGGACACCTCCGCCATCCTCGCCGAAGCCTCCAAGTCCGTCGCCGACATCATCGGCAAGCCAGAGGCCGTAAGCATCCGCCTTCCCCTGCCCCCCGGACTTCTCTCTTCCCCTCTGGTTCCTTCTATCTTGTTGCTTGTGTAGCCTCTTGTAGACTGTGGGTCTATTTGGTTGGTGGACATTatgcttcctttttttttagttGGCACTTTCCGCTTGACAATCTCTGTTAGGGTTTTGAGCAGGATGTTCATCGCTGTACGACGCCTTGCTGCACCTTATCAATCAATTGATCGTGTTTGTTGATGTTAGTTTAAAGAGAATTAGTGTGAATCAGTAAATCTCCCAATATTTCTAGTCTTTGGTAAATACTGCAATGGGGATTTTTACCTCTaggctttttatttttggggGAATATCCTCTAGGTGCAGTATGGACGCCCCCTGTGCTCATACTCACTGAACTCACTCCAACTTTGATAATATTCACATGGCACAGCCTACAATCCCTAGAATGGGACTGTGATTTCTGCATATAATGGCCATGCTTAAATTGAGttcatatataatatataactaAACTGTAGTTGTTTTTCATTAATAGTTTCAGAATTGAGGAATACAATTAGATAACTCAAAGTATGAGACTGCATCCCTAGTGTCTATGTAGAACTGATATACTTACCATTGTGATCATGCAGTACAAGAAATGCCAAACCATTCACCTACTACTTTCATTATCCTTCCAATCTGATTATTGAATGTGGTATATTGACACTGATGATAATCTTATGCTCACAGTTTTTTCTGGACTATTTCTATCAACTAGAACCCCTAGTGTATAACATTCTTCAGCACTAATATCAAGTGCTGTTAAATATGTCGACCATGGACGGGCTGCATGTACAACCATCAATTTTACATAGATCAAATTTGAAAGTTTATCAGTCACTTTGTGTTAGTGTTACTCAAGCAGCTCTTTTGCTATGTAGTTCAGTACCCAAATTTTTATGCCCCATACTAGAGGCCACAAATTTTCATCTTCTGTTAGTTGTGTAGTAAATTTAGTGTTAGTTGAGGCTGCTGCTTTGCTACTATCAAGGATAAAAATGACCTCTCTGAAAGTTTGAATATTCATAATCTGACCACACTAACCTCATTCTCGTACTAACTATTTGGATTCCTGGTTGGGTGACCTGTGGTGCTAGGCTCAAATTACTGAACTTTAGCTTTTATTATTTCTCTGTTCTTGACTTATTTGGATGAAGCCATATCTCTTGAGTACTATCATCTTTAGGAACTAATTGGAATGGTTGTCCTCCCACATTACATGATGGTTGTTCTCAAGGGTTCTGGCACTTGGCAATCTGTTAGGGTTTTGAGCAGGGTGTGCATCGCTGCTGACACCTTTCTGTATGCTCTCAGTCAATCAATCAATTGACTGTGTTTATTGATGTTAGTTTAAAGAGAATTTGTTTGAATCAGTAAATCTCCCAATGTTTCTCTTTGGTAAATACTTCAATGCGGATTTTTACCTCTAGGCTTTTACTTTGGGGGAATACCCTCTAGGTGCATTATGGACACCCCAATGTTGATTCTCACTGAACTCACTTAGAGAATCCCTAGGATGGGACCGCAATCTCCTGCATATCGTGGACATTCTTAAATTGAGTTCATATATAATTAAACTGcattttttatttaatattttcaaCATTGAGGAAGACAACTAGATAACTCAGTATCAGATTTCACACCCACTGTCTATGTGGGACTGATATACTGACCATTGTGATCACTCAGTACAAGAAATGCCAAACCATTCGTCTACCAATTTAACAGATGTAGTTACAGCAAACTAACTGAAACTAACTGATGAAAGTCTATGCCTGCAGTTTTTCTGGACCAGATTTCTATCAACCAGCAACCTCTGGTGTatacctttctttggcactaatcTCAAGTGCTGTTAAATATGTGGACCATGGGCTGCGTGTGCTTTTCCTTTATGTTACCCTAGTACTGCAGCCATCAATTTTACATAGATGGAAATTGAATTTATTGGTCACTTTGTGTTAGTGTTACTCATCCAGCTGCTTTGCTATGTAGTTCAGTACCCAAATTTTTATGCCCTGTACTAGAGATCACAGCTTTTCATCTTCTGTTAGTCGTTTAGTCCATTTAGTGGTAGTCAGGCAGCTGCTTAGCTACTATCAAGGACAAAACTGACCTCTCTGAATAGTGAATACATTGTGTTAATAACCTGACTATGCTGGTCTCATTCTCATATACTAACATTATTTGGATTCGTGGTTGTTGACCTGTGGTGCTAGGCTCAAATTACTGAACTTTAGCTTTTATTGTTTCTCTGCTCTTGAGTTATTTGGATGAAGCCATTTCTCTTGAGTACTATCATCTTGAGGAGCTAACTGGAATGGTATTCCTCCCACAGTATGTGATGGTTGTTCTCAAAGGTTCAGTTCCTATGGCATTTGGAGGTACCCAGGAGCCTGCAGCTTACGGTGAGCTCGTTTCCATCGGAGGCCTGAGCCCTAATGTGAATAAGAAGCTTAGTGCTGGCATTGCTTCTATCCTGGAGTCAAAGCTGTCTGTTCCCAAGTCGCGCTTCTACCTCAAGTTCAATGACTCAAAGGTAGGCGGCCAATGTTTCTTATTGAGTGCTCACTCGTGGGTCCTTTTAACCTTTACCAAAGTTCTCATATTGATTTTGTTGTTTGTTAGGCTAATCCTGCACAAGAAAATGCTCAATGTTTGCATgctttgcatcaagaatagatcATGTAAATAACCACCTGttgttccattccatctcctttgTTTTGCATCCTCTTGTGCCCTACGTAGATGGTTTTAAGATCTTCACTGTCAGCATATTCTCAACAATGCCATGCTAATTGTGTGCACTGATACATTCATTGTAATGAATCATGCAGGGCTCGGACTTCGGTTGGAATGGCTCCACCTTCTAGACTTGAGGCCCGTATCTTTAATAAAGGAAATTCATGGTGCATAATGCCATGGCTATTGCCTGTTAATAACAAGGTCAATTGGTGCTGAACTGAGAATCGATAACTGTTGTGTGGAACTGGAACTGGGACCCAGACTTGTGTTGAGTGCCACATGGCATGCTTGTGCTATCTTGTTCTTGGCTTGAGATTATTATCTTGGTTGCTGGTCCATCGGGTATGGTAACCGTATCTTCAAATGGTGTCTTGTTTGTTAATCTAGCGAAAATCTGCCAACGGTAGTGTTGTTTTACAGCCCTACAGTTACAGTGGACATAAGGCTGGTAACCGAGAAATTTAATAGCCACTAGTTGTTGCTTCAGACTAGTGTTTTGCCGTTGTGATATTGCGTCTCCACCGAACCATTGTTTTTTTTAGTAAAGCACTTTGCTTATTTTCTTGGCAACTACATAGCCCTTTTTCTAACAAGACTGAAATCAAATTATATGTTTTTTTTAACTATACAAACTAAAATTTGTACATAGTTTGCTGTTGTGTTTCCCCCCTCCTGTTACATAATGAGCAGCTCTGGACAGAGCCAACAGGAAAAAAAATATTCGTCGAAAATATATGTCTGTAGAATTAGTTTTTATACGCCATtctcaccaaaaaaaaaaaacaaagaaataaaAAACATGCACCGTGGTGAAGCGTTGACCTGTGTGTCGGTGCGGTTGACGCGGCGGCCCATTTGTATTCCATCTCCATCTCTGCGCGTCCTCTCCTCAGATCCACCAAACCCGCCGAGACACACAGATCGCCGTCGCCGATCGCCATGGCCGCGGCCTCGCCTCCGCTCCTCCCCACCACGGTCGTCCCGGCCGCCGCACCATCCCCCGCGCCCACGTCCCTCTCCTCcgcggacgccgccgccgacgccaccACCAACCCAGCGGCGATCCGCGCCTTCCTCTCGCGCCTCCTCGACAGCACCCGCCGCGCGCTCTCCGGCGCGCGCCCGTGGTCCGAGCTGGCGGACCGCTCGGCGCTCTCCCGCCCAGACACCCTGGCCGAGGCCACCTCCCGCCTCCGGAAGAACCTGGCCTACTTCCGCGTCAACTACGCCGCGGTCGCCGCGCTGTGCCTGGCCGCGTCGCTCCTGGCGCACCCGTTCTCGCTGGCCGCGCTGCTGGCGCTGCTGGCGGCGTGGTGCCTCCTCTACGTGCTCCGCCCCGCCGACGCGCCGCCCGTCGCCGCGTTCGGCCGCACCTTCTCCGACCGCGAGGTGCTGGGTGGCCTCGTCGCCGCGTCCGCGTTCGTCGTCTTCCTCACGTCCGTGGGCTCGCTCATCTTCTCCGCGCTCGCGCTCGGTGCGGCGGTCGTGTGTGCCCACGGCGCGTGCCGCGTGCCTGAGGACCTGTTCCTCGACGAGGCTGACCAGGCTGCTGGTGGTGCCGCCGGGAACCCGTTGCTGTCGTTCATCGCCTCCGCCACCGGAGGCCGTGTCTGATGAGTATCTTCGTTCTCACAGTCATCTGGATGTGTACTCTTGAGTTGAGAGACAGAAAAACCATtatcatttttttttgcatTCTTTATTAATCGATTATTACGTGGAAGTATACAACAGAAAAGATACTATAGCTAGAGTACACAAGGAAATGAGATATTGGATTGTATCTGGTGGTGTTCCCATGGAACTGCTGTATCGCATCTACAAACGTGATGAGCAGAAAAGAAATGTTATTGTTATGTCTtgttattcatagcattatactCCCTCTATGTTAGTAAAAGAAATCGTTTTGGATAAATTTTGAAGGAAAAGTCCAAATtactccctttttttttttgcgagcaaaTTACTCCCTTTCAAGTTTAGCATATGTCGAGATTACCTCTTAAACTTACATTTGGttcaatttaggccttgtttagtttccaaaaaatttcaagattccccgtcatatcgaatttttTTGGCACATgcatatacatgaaaacaaaaactaattgtatagtttatctgtaaatcacgagacaaattttttaaactccccgtcatatcgaatttttTGGCACATgcatatacatgaaaacaaaaactaattgtatagtttatctgtaaatcacgagacaaattttttaaacctagttactctataattggacaatgtttgtcaaataaaaataaaaatgctacagtatcgaaatctaaatttttttgtaaaACTGGTGGGACTATAGTATTTGTATTTGTATTTTTTATTACGATAATCAGTAACAATTAAGCACCACGAATTTTGATTCAACTCGCACCTGTAAAATGTTATTGCATGCACTATCGTGTTTTTTTTATATTGGATTTGGGCTTATTGGAAAAAGACATAACGAATTTCCTTTGAGCTGGCACCTGTAAAAGATATATACTTGCATGGAATTGATTATGTTTTGATATTGGATTTGGACTTACTTTTGGCGATGATCTAAAAGATTTCACCGCAAGTGGGATGAAGGGAGATaagattaaggccttgtttagttcaccccgaaatccaaaaagtttttaagatttttcgtcacatcgaatcttacggcacatgcaggaagcattaaatatagacaaaaacaaaaactaattacacagtttatctgtaaatcacgagacgaatctttttatcctagttagttcatgattggacaatatttgtcaaataaaaacgaaagtgctacagtagcgaaatccgaaattttttcgaaactaaacaaggcctaaaaaggaAAAACCGGAAGTGGTAACAGGAAAGGTAAAAGGGAGATAATACTTTTGGCGATGATCTAAAAGATTTCCCGCGAGGGGTAACAGGAAGGATAAAGGGAGATAAgattataaaagaaaaaacgGAAGTGGTAACAGGAAAGGTAAAAGGGAGAtaaagattaaaaaaataataaaaacgcCCACCGTGGGGCTCGAACCCACGACCACAAGGTTAAGAGCCTTGCGCTCTACCGACTGAGCTAGACGGGCTTAATTGTTTAACTCAGTCGGGTTTCTTTACTAGACTCTTGTTTGTTACTGTTGGCCTCCTTTGCCAATTAATTCAGTCTTAGCTAATGATACTGCGTTACTGCTCCATATGTTTTGCTATGAGGCTATTATGCCTCGAGTGTAGCATGTTCAGTTTCACGCTATGGCCTTTTAAGTTGCCACGAAATCATATTGGGGTaaccataatattttttaataattcATATAACTTCAATTCATACTGTAAATTGCAAAATATAAAAGTCATGAAGAGAGACCGTCccaaataatttttttatgatACTATATATTTATTATCTTGCATACTACATAATCAATGGGTAATGCAAATCAGCCGATCGAACACACACAAATTTTAGAAGTGGAGTCAGAAAATATATAAAACAATGTAAGTATCGTGTTTCCAAACATAGGGCTCTACTTTCACACACGTGTGCATGTACCTCTATAGATGGAGTTAGAGCAAATTCAAGATTAGAAAGTATGGACAAGTTtcttatattttaaaaaatccTATCAAAACATACCCTGCCATAACATGAAACCGGTGATATATATGCTTCATATTTGTATACTAACTTACATAATTGTGGGTATATATATGATTTTTCTTTACataagtaaaaagtaaatggcaAGAAATAATGTATATGTTGGGGTACATAGCTATCTAGCTAGGTGGCACAATCCAGAAAGGTTTGCGGAAAAGAATCAAATCTTCACGGCTGTGGACTTGGATAATCTCTTGGGTGTTTGTTTCCAAGTCAAAAATGCACAAGTCACCATCATCATCCATAAAATTCTTCATAAAGAATATCTGGTTTGCTTTCAGTCCCAGAGCGCTCGCTGGGCAAGAAGCCGCCATGTTTGAATCCTCCAAGAGAAACACAACGTCGCCAATGTCTTGCACCCTGTGCCAACAGTCTTGTGTTGAGGAGGGAAAATTCCATCCTGTGCACCTCTATGGCGCCAATGTTGTTTGGATTAAAATCAACAAAGCCAATGGTGACTACAAAGAGTTGATCATGCGACTCAACAAACCAATGTGTGCCCGAGGACAATCCTTCAGGGAGATCGACCAAATGGATGCTAAATTTCTGGAACTTAGGCCGGTCGTCGTGATTTGCCGATGAAGTGCAGCTGCAGGACGAGAAATCTATGGCGCATATGTCTCCTTTAGATTTGTTAAAGTAGATTTTCCCTCTGAAGGAAGCCATGTTGCCGATGACATTCTTGATaggacggcgacgacgacgtgcCTTCTTCCCCTTTTGTGGTTTTGGTATAGATGGATAGTTACCGACGTCATAGGTGCAGTGTCTCCACCTGCTACTGCTGTTGTCGTCGCCGGTGGCGGTGTGGCAATACCAGAGCTCAGGCGCGACACGACTGAAGAGCACAACGACACATCCTGGGTGAGCTGGGTTCTTGTGGGAGAGCAGACACTTGGAATGGTCTGGGATTTGGTGCTCCTCCTCTACGATATCCGGCAAGGGAAGCTTGTCGCCGGTCACAGACAAGCCGAACACACCGTGTCGTGGTCTTGGGCGAGGAGTATCCAGCCTTGTGGAGTGCTCCAGCAGTACATGCTGCTGTTGCCTGTGGTTACATGGCCACGCTCCATGTTCCTGTGCAGGCTTTGCTTGGATATGCTGAACATGAGCATCTCGTCTTCATTGTCCTGTGCTTGGTCGTCAGCAGGTTGATGGTGGAAGACAAGCAAAGGCAAATAGGATGACATGGACGATCCAAATTTAGTAGCGTCGTCGGCGTGTTCCACCGCCATGG is a window from the Sorghum bicolor cultivar BTx623 chromosome 5, Sorghum_bicolor_NCBIv3, whole genome shotgun sequence genome containing:
- the LOC8079974 gene encoding macrophage migration inhibitory factor homolog, coding for MPCLNVSTNVNLEGVDTSAILAEASKSVADIIGKPEAYVMVVLKGSVPMAFGGTQEPAAYGELVSIGGLSPNVNKKLSAGIASILESKLSVPKSRFYLKFNDSKGSDFGWNGSTF
- the LOC8067585 gene encoding PRA1 family protein B2; protein product: MAAASPPLLPTTVVPAAAPSPAPTSLSSADAAADATTNPAAIRAFLSRLLDSTRRALSGARPWSELADRSALSRPDTLAEATSRLRKNLAYFRVNYAAVAALCLAASLLAHPFSLAALLALLAAWCLLYVLRPADAPPVAAFGRTFSDREVLGGLVAASAFVVFLTSVGSLIFSALALGAAVVCAHGACRVPEDLFLDEADQAAGGAAGNPLLSFIASATGGRV